One segment of Arthrobacter sp. MMS18-M83 DNA contains the following:
- a CDS encoding sugar porter family MFS transporter produces the protein MATVQAHRGAPNPAPLPPLTDGPHRKRLGLVALTATFGGLLFGYDTGVINGALRPMTTELGLTPLTEGIVTSSLLFGAAVGAIGGGRLSDVWGRRKTIILLALMFLVGTLSCVFSPNFEVMVLGRIILGLAVGGASTVVPVFLAELAPYEIRGSLAGRNELMIVIGQLAAFVLNAIIGNVWSEFGGVWRIMLAVAALPALALFFGMLRMPESPRWLISQGRSQEALAVLRSIRSAERAAAELADVKHLADEEKEIKWSGWSALRSKWLLRILLVGIGLGVAQQLTGINSIMYYGQSVLVEAGFSSSAALVANIAPGVIAVIGGLIALRLMQTMNRRRTLLTGFALTTVCHFLIGIASIALPVGNPARPFVILFLVVAFVGSVQTFPNIAVWVMLSEIFPLHIRGFAIGVSVFCLWIVNAFLGLYFPTLVAAVGITGSFFMFGVVGILALVFIYTQVPETRGRTLEALEEDVTTGAIYLVHKTK, from the coding sequence ATGGCAACTGTCCAAGCTCACCGCGGAGCACCCAATCCGGCACCGCTCCCGCCCCTGACCGACGGGCCACACCGCAAGCGCTTGGGTCTGGTGGCCCTCACTGCGACGTTCGGCGGCCTGCTCTTCGGCTACGACACCGGTGTCATCAACGGTGCACTCCGGCCGATGACCACGGAACTCGGCCTTACCCCTCTCACCGAGGGGATAGTGACCAGTTCACTCCTGTTCGGTGCTGCCGTCGGTGCAATCGGGGGCGGCCGGCTATCCGACGTCTGGGGGCGCCGAAAGACCATAATCCTTCTTGCCCTCATGTTCCTCGTCGGAACTCTATCGTGCGTTTTCTCACCGAACTTCGAGGTAATGGTCCTCGGCCGTATTATCCTCGGCCTTGCCGTTGGCGGCGCGTCCACCGTTGTTCCCGTGTTCCTCGCCGAGCTTGCTCCCTACGAGATCCGCGGCTCGCTCGCGGGCCGCAACGAACTTATGATCGTCATCGGCCAGCTGGCCGCATTCGTCTTGAACGCGATCATCGGCAATGTCTGGAGCGAGTTCGGCGGCGTCTGGCGCATCATGCTCGCCGTCGCAGCTCTGCCTGCTCTCGCGCTGTTCTTCGGCATGCTGCGGATGCCGGAATCGCCTCGTTGGCTCATCTCCCAAGGCCGCTCTCAGGAGGCCCTTGCCGTCCTCAGGTCGATCCGCTCTGCTGAGCGGGCGGCTGCTGAGCTTGCCGACGTCAAGCACCTCGCCGACGAGGAGAAGGAAATCAAGTGGTCGGGCTGGAGTGCGCTTCGGAGCAAGTGGCTGCTGCGCATCCTGCTCGTCGGTATCGGCCTCGGCGTCGCCCAGCAGCTCACCGGCATCAACTCGATCATGTACTACGGCCAGTCCGTGCTGGTCGAGGCAGGCTTCAGCTCCAGCGCCGCGCTTGTCGCCAACATTGCTCCCGGCGTCATTGCAGTCATTGGCGGCCTGATCGCACTTCGACTTATGCAGACCATGAACCGCCGTAGGACCCTGTTGACAGGGTTCGCTCTGACCACCGTTTGCCATTTCCTTATCGGTATCGCCTCAATTGCATTGCCCGTCGGGAACCCGGCCCGTCCCTTCGTTATCCTCTTCCTCGTGGTCGCGTTCGTCGGATCCGTGCAGACTTTCCCCAACATCGCCGTGTGGGTCATGCTGTCCGAGATCTTTCCCCTTCACATCCGCGGGTTTGCGATCGGCGTCTCGGTCTTCTGCCTCTGGATCGTTAACGCCTTCCTGGGCCTCTATTTCCCCACTCTCGTCGCAGCCGTCGGCATCACCGGATCCTTCTTCATGTTCGGCGTGGTCGGCATCCTTGCCCTCGTGTTCATCTACACGCAGGTACCCGAGACCCGCGGGCGCACGCTCGAAGCGCTTGAGGAAGACGTCACCACCGGCGCCATCTACCTCGTTCACAAGACGAAGTAG
- a CDS encoding YaaC family protein encodes MTFDAALEQAEQLSTAASTVGTATQPILLFYGLSQLGRAIAAVSPKIGNDEYRLSGHGIKDGDLQGVASQGLASLMVHGEPTGAFPVVAQALESSPMSEPVPLGTIWGLLPEAEKFRLSGGGGLQRLILVPEDSYIVGPRRRPVTDFTPSPSTCR; translated from the coding sequence GTGACATTTGACGCCGCGCTAGAACAGGCTGAACAGCTATCTACCGCCGCATCGACCGTCGGGACAGCTACCCAACCGATACTTCTGTTTTACGGGTTGTCGCAGCTGGGAAGGGCGATCGCCGCGGTGTCGCCCAAAATCGGGAATGACGAGTACCGACTGAGCGGACACGGAATAAAGGACGGGGATCTGCAGGGGGTGGCCTCGCAGGGCCTGGCTTCGCTCATGGTCCATGGGGAGCCTACGGGCGCGTTTCCCGTTGTGGCTCAAGCGCTTGAGTCCTCTCCTATGAGCGAGCCGGTTCCTCTCGGCACCATCTGGGGTCTACTTCCCGAGGCTGAGAAATTCCGTTTATCTGGCGGTGGCGGTCTGCAGCGTCTCATACTCGTTCCGGAGGATTCATACATTGTGGGGCCCCGGCGCCGGCCCGTGACAGACTTTACCCCCTCCCCGTCGACTTGCAGGTGA
- a CDS encoding DUF6338 family protein — translation MPTSAFGVLVFILAVAPGFYYELVRGRRYTRTKESAFYEASRAVVASVVLGVFAGALAFLFWLYILSPEDPPDVTALLKRDPQYLGAHTRQLVGGLAVYLVASFLFARLWMKLHGLYDRAKAKFPWLSQGVTSSHSLWTEVLQSRAPKGHISVARVRMKSGEIWVGPVLGFSTEHELADRELVLHQPIHFASSKTPTALSPTPFSSIILKGPEIEMIAVVGCALDEKLPKSHRRKRGRANLQTPAAAANEASNTAANTP, via the coding sequence GTGCCAACTTCGGCATTCGGCGTCCTCGTATTCATCCTGGCCGTCGCACCCGGATTCTACTACGAACTGGTCCGCGGCCGGCGATACACTCGGACTAAAGAATCAGCCTTCTACGAGGCCAGCCGGGCAGTTGTCGCCTCCGTTGTTCTTGGTGTCTTCGCAGGAGCGCTGGCGTTCTTGTTTTGGCTCTATATCCTGAGCCCGGAAGACCCTCCCGACGTCACCGCCCTACTTAAACGCGACCCCCAGTACCTAGGCGCCCACACTCGACAACTAGTCGGCGGTCTGGCCGTCTACCTAGTGGCAAGCTTCCTATTTGCCCGCCTCTGGATGAAACTCCACGGGCTATACGACCGGGCCAAGGCAAAGTTCCCTTGGCTTTCCCAAGGGGTCACATCCTCTCACTCCCTTTGGACCGAAGTCCTCCAATCACGCGCGCCGAAAGGCCACATTTCGGTGGCAAGGGTCCGAATGAAGTCGGGTGAGATCTGGGTCGGCCCCGTCTTAGGTTTCAGTACTGAGCACGAGTTGGCTGATCGGGAACTGGTCCTCCACCAACCGATCCATTTCGCCAGCTCAAAGACCCCTACCGCTCTCTCCCCAACACCGTTTAGCTCCATCATTCTTAAGGGTCCCGAAATCGAGATGATCGCCGTCGTAGGTTGCGCGCTAGACGAAAAGCTTCCCAAAAGCCATCGGCGAAAACGCGGCAGAGCCAACCTACAGACTCCAGCTGCGGCGGCAAACGAAGCCTCCAATACTGCGGCCAACACACCTTGA
- a CDS encoding IS1380 family transposase translates to MHHFTRLFPAAAVGFTGQSLVSHAGTKILTELIDALGFRGLCEDRLGQFAPSGARHRPGRLIASLALMLAGGGEHVSDLDMLRSSPGIFGPVPSNATVSRFFERTVANPELFSYGFETLTRELRSRAWDAAGNFEPGGQATAADPLIVDLDATLVTSHSDKELAAGTYKGGYGFSPFIASIDYGTGNGTGEILACVLRPGSAGANSADDHIRVFETATAQLPESFFPDGKLDGQRILVRTDSAGASRKFLWHLHSLGVQFSVSYPVPAAKAHMIDWINDKQYWQPALDQHGTDRTNAWVINATEVIPLKDYPPGTNIYLRAEPLHPGAAPTLLDLDGHRITAFLTNAPRWHGPFLDARHRARGRCENRIKTLKNTGLGKLPFYDFAANQAWANIAALALNLTSWLQLTALPEGHHARSWDIKRWRYRLFATAGKIITRARRRTLLLPDRAPEKQLITVLLDRIKDLPARLKSAPAKPT, encoded by the coding sequence ATGCATCATTTTACCCGGCTTTTCCCTGCTGCAGCGGTTGGCTTCACCGGCCAGTCACTGGTGTCCCACGCCGGAACGAAGATTCTGACGGAATTGATCGACGCGCTGGGTTTCCGCGGACTCTGCGAGGACCGGCTTGGCCAGTTCGCTCCTTCCGGCGCCCGACACCGGCCCGGCCGGCTCATCGCTTCCCTGGCCCTGATGCTCGCTGGCGGCGGCGAGCACGTCAGCGACCTGGACATGCTGCGTTCCTCGCCCGGGATCTTCGGGCCGGTGCCCTCGAACGCGACCGTGTCCCGGTTTTTCGAACGCACCGTCGCCAACCCCGAACTGTTCAGCTACGGCTTCGAGACCCTGACCCGGGAACTGCGGTCCAGGGCCTGGGACGCTGCAGGGAACTTCGAACCCGGCGGCCAGGCAACCGCCGCCGATCCCTTGATCGTTGACTTGGATGCCACGTTGGTGACCTCGCACAGTGACAAGGAACTGGCCGCGGGCACGTACAAAGGCGGGTACGGTTTCTCCCCGTTCATCGCCAGCATCGATTACGGCACGGGCAACGGCACCGGGGAAATCCTCGCCTGCGTGTTGCGGCCCGGCAGCGCGGGGGCGAACAGCGCCGATGACCATATCCGTGTCTTCGAGACCGCCACGGCCCAGTTGCCCGAGAGCTTCTTCCCCGATGGGAAGCTGGACGGGCAGAGGATCCTGGTCCGCACCGACAGTGCCGGCGCCTCGCGGAAGTTCCTCTGGCACCTGCACTCCTTGGGCGTGCAGTTCTCCGTCTCGTATCCGGTCCCGGCAGCCAAAGCCCACATGATCGACTGGATCAACGACAAACAGTACTGGCAACCGGCCCTGGACCAGCACGGGACCGACCGCACGAACGCGTGGGTCATCAACGCCACCGAAGTGATCCCGCTGAAGGACTACCCGCCGGGCACGAACATCTACCTGCGGGCCGAGCCGCTGCACCCCGGCGCGGCCCCGACCCTGCTGGATCTGGACGGGCACCGCATCACCGCGTTCCTGACGAACGCACCGCGCTGGCACGGACCGTTCCTGGATGCCCGGCACCGGGCCCGGGGCCGGTGCGAGAACCGGATCAAGACCCTGAAGAACACCGGCCTGGGCAAGCTGCCGTTCTACGATTTCGCCGCGAACCAGGCCTGGGCCAACATCGCCGCCCTGGCATTGAACCTCACCTCCTGGCTGCAGCTCACCGCCCTCCCGGAAGGCCACCACGCCAGGTCCTGGGACATCAAACGCTGGCGCTACCGGCTCTTCGCGACCGCCGGGAAAATCATCACCCGCGCCCGCCGGAGGACCTTGCTCCTGCCAGACAGGGCACCGGAGAAACAGCTCATCACCGTCCTGCTGGACCGGATCAAAGACCTCCCAGCGCGACTGAAAAGCGCCCCGGCAAAGCCTACGTAG
- a CDS encoding SRPBCC family protein, with protein MSSRLFDLSSKWHLPATPEAVWAIIADIDMSWPKWWPHCSFAAPLVRTEAKSNSQEDILKATTAYLNFKASLGYTLTISIHPTEVTAPKEIEFDAGGHLEGTGKVTLIPEANDKATRLDIEWRVRPTHRWMQLLTPIAAPAFTAAHTLMMRQGEKGLLRALGEGAPKKTK; from the coding sequence ATGTCCTCTCGCCTCTTCGACCTCAGTTCCAAATGGCACCTCCCCGCCACCCCTGAAGCCGTGTGGGCCATCATCGCAGACATCGACATGAGCTGGCCCAAGTGGTGGCCGCACTGCAGCTTCGCGGCACCGCTAGTCCGAACCGAGGCCAAGAGCAACTCTCAGGAGGACATCCTCAAAGCAACTACCGCCTACCTCAACTTCAAGGCATCCCTGGGTTACACCCTCACCATCAGCATCCACCCAACTGAGGTCACCGCCCCAAAGGAAATTGAGTTCGACGCCGGCGGCCATCTCGAGGGCACCGGCAAGGTCACCCTTATCCCGGAAGCAAACGACAAAGCCACGCGTTTGGACATCGAATGGCGGGTGCGCCCCACCCACCGTTGGATGCAGCTACTCACGCCGATCGCGGCCCCGGCCTTCACAGCAGCCCACACCCTCATGATGCGCCAGGGCGAAAAGGGCCTGCTCCGGGCCTTGGGCGAAGGTGCCCCAAAAAAGACAAAGTAG
- a CDS encoding oxygenase MpaB family protein, with the protein MNINTTLAASLHRQQTASPSDWETTFRQVALFDLAADMELGFFLAYYRNFAIPSIAATLHTNAEIQQRPMKRSYDTAIVIYELIASGLDSDRGRTMAELLNRVHRNVPGSKDDFLYVLLTLLVVPIRWIQKHAWRQATTAELAAASHFFTELGTRMNITDMPATYAEAEEFFDHYEATHIAPSAEGQLLMDSTVRVFQSRLPAPLRPLAKPLISTMLDDDRLTDALGLPRAGRISRTALKTGLAARNAIHRSRPLKTKPHFTPGHAGSSLYPSGYTLDQIGPVNVPSSRVPSGNELP; encoded by the coding sequence GTGAACATCAACACCACCCTCGCCGCGAGCCTCCACCGCCAGCAAACCGCCTCCCCCAGCGACTGGGAGACCACATTCCGCCAGGTGGCGCTCTTCGATCTCGCTGCGGACATGGAACTCGGGTTCTTCCTCGCGTACTACCGCAACTTCGCCATCCCAAGCATCGCAGCGACCCTCCATACCAATGCCGAGATCCAGCAGCGCCCCATGAAGCGCTCGTACGACACGGCCATCGTCATCTACGAGCTCATCGCCAGCGGCCTGGACAGCGACCGCGGCCGCACCATGGCCGAGTTGCTCAACCGTGTGCACCGCAACGTACCCGGAAGCAAGGACGACTTCCTCTACGTCCTCCTCACACTGCTGGTCGTACCGATCCGCTGGATCCAAAAACATGCCTGGCGTCAAGCCACAACAGCTGAGCTCGCGGCCGCCTCACACTTCTTCACGGAACTGGGCACCCGCATGAATATCACCGACATGCCGGCCACCTACGCGGAAGCCGAGGAATTCTTCGACCACTACGAGGCCACCCATATCGCTCCGTCGGCCGAAGGCCAACTCCTCATGGACAGCACAGTCCGGGTTTTCCAGAGCCGGCTACCAGCTCCCCTGCGCCCCCTGGCGAAACCGCTCATAAGCACAATGCTCGACGACGACCGCCTCACCGACGCGCTCGGCCTCCCCCGAGCGGGCCGGATCTCCCGAACAGCCCTCAAAACCGGACTCGCCGCACGCAACGCGATCCACCGCAGCCGTCCGCTGAAAACCAAACCACATTTCACCCCCGGTCACGCCGGCTCGAGCCTGTACCCCAGCGGGTACACACTGGACCAGATCGGCCCGGTCAACGTTCCGTCCTCACGTGTCCCGTCCGGCAATGAACTACCGTGA
- a CDS encoding DUF4192 family protein produces METLTIKTPADVLSFIGHTLGFWPQESLVCITLDTNHIGVTLRVDLPKHDGGELAYARTVAGYLANDTNATSALFAVYTSAAPTAGQDKPYASVIAALTGALAERHITIRDGLLVGDQKVSPYDDEPSLDRALPLSMVDSSEINAELVYRGSAVARTGRIVLPASNKRTTAFDAVEGHIESIGRCHDHSAIEKARTLWAGILGAKTYPSDDQTIALIANFQFAAIRDQLIADIPGVDGPMEQILLAQTPGKPQWDRVEWAQQILLHAYTHSSTKHSAPLLTAIGYINWWEGRGSKAHQFMQLALEADPSYRLAKLSDQLLSYGMLAGWNMDKNTAYRTRGLGTSD; encoded by the coding sequence ATGGAAACGCTCACCATCAAAACCCCTGCCGATGTCCTCAGCTTCATCGGCCACACCCTCGGCTTCTGGCCGCAGGAAAGCCTCGTTTGCATCACCCTGGACACCAACCACATCGGCGTGACCCTCCGGGTGGACCTCCCCAAGCACGACGGCGGCGAACTCGCCTACGCGCGAACCGTCGCCGGCTACCTCGCCAACGACACGAACGCCACCAGTGCTTTGTTTGCCGTCTACACCTCGGCCGCGCCAACAGCCGGCCAGGACAAACCATATGCATCAGTCATCGCCGCCCTGACCGGCGCGCTGGCGGAGCGACACATCACCATCCGCGACGGCCTCCTCGTCGGAGACCAGAAAGTTTCACCGTACGACGACGAGCCAAGCCTTGATCGTGCCCTACCCCTGTCGATGGTCGACTCCAGCGAGATCAACGCCGAGCTTGTCTACCGCGGAAGTGCGGTCGCACGAACCGGTCGGATCGTTTTGCCGGCATCGAACAAAAGGACAACAGCGTTTGATGCCGTTGAAGGCCACATTGAATCGATCGGAAGGTGCCACGACCACAGCGCAATCGAGAAGGCACGCACTCTCTGGGCAGGCATCCTCGGGGCCAAAACCTACCCGAGCGACGACCAAACCATCGCCCTGATCGCTAACTTCCAGTTCGCCGCAATCCGCGACCAACTCATCGCCGACATCCCAGGCGTAGACGGCCCCATGGAACAAATCCTTCTGGCTCAGACTCCTGGCAAGCCGCAGTGGGACCGCGTCGAATGGGCACAGCAAATACTGCTTCACGCCTACACCCACAGCAGTACCAAACACTCAGCACCTCTGCTCACCGCCATCGGCTACATCAACTGGTGGGAAGGCCGGGGAAGCAAAGCCCACCAATTCATGCAACTCGCCCTGGAAGCAGACCCCAGCTACCGCTTGGCAAAGCTCAGCGACCAACTCCTCAGCTACGGAATGCTCGCCGGCTGGAATATGGACAAGAACACGGCCTACCGGACTCGGGGGCTGGGAACGTCGGATTGA
- a CDS encoding 3-keto-5-aminohexanoate cleavage protein, with the protein MSKNVQLERPLVIETAMSGVVANTGGEEQTTAGIVTEAKNCLAAGAGIVHIHHDFSLGLDDAIAQVIDINRRVLSEHPGALLYPAYMPGHKVEEQMRHLRPLHESGQMTMFAFDPGTTEHGRADKEGLMTGSIVSGTTFSQATKMVELSHKFGVPVSLGIFNPGFLTWVRSLGAAGKFTPGTVAKFYFAGGPAWGAKGSGSTFGLPPTKEALDLYLDLIDGANIPWFVSLMGGEILKSDLLKYAIEKGGNIRTGQEDPLRVVGTTNAEMVQQVIDVANEVGRPVAKWHEAFTALSSELSPVS; encoded by the coding sequence ATGTCCAAGAACGTGCAACTCGAGCGCCCGCTCGTCATCGAAACGGCAATGTCAGGCGTCGTCGCCAACACCGGCGGCGAAGAACAGACCACCGCGGGCATCGTAACCGAGGCCAAGAACTGCTTGGCAGCCGGAGCCGGGATCGTCCACATCCATCACGACTTCAGCCTCGGCCTGGACGACGCGATTGCCCAGGTTATCGATATCAACCGACGCGTCCTCTCCGAGCACCCCGGCGCCCTGCTCTACCCCGCGTACATGCCTGGACACAAAGTCGAGGAACAGATGCGCCACCTGCGCCCGCTTCACGAGTCGGGACAGATGACCATGTTTGCCTTCGACCCAGGCACCACCGAACACGGCAGGGCCGATAAGGAAGGGCTAATGACGGGGTCCATCGTCAGCGGAACCACATTCAGCCAAGCCACCAAGATGGTCGAACTATCCCATAAGTTCGGCGTCCCGGTCTCTCTCGGCATCTTCAACCCAGGATTCCTGACCTGGGTACGCTCGCTGGGAGCCGCCGGCAAATTCACCCCTGGTACCGTGGCGAAGTTCTACTTTGCGGGAGGGCCCGCCTGGGGCGCCAAGGGGTCCGGATCAACCTTCGGACTGCCGCCCACCAAAGAGGCCCTGGACCTTTACCTCGACCTTATCGATGGAGCAAACATCCCCTGGTTCGTCTCTTTAATGGGCGGAGAAATACTGAAGAGCGACCTGCTGAAGTACGCCATCGAAAAGGGTGGCAACATCCGCACCGGCCAGGAAGACCCGCTCCGCGTAGTCGGCACGACAAACGCAGAGATGGTGCAGCAGGTCATTGACGTCGCCAACGAGGTCGGCCGACCAGTCGCCAAGTGGCACGAAGCATTCACTGCCCTGTCGAGCGAATTGAGCCCCGTCAGCTGA
- a CDS encoding amidohydrolase, which produces MTHIGDIIRQVEELSPEFIAASDSIWDEPELRWEEYKSVDKLTALAQQHGLEITRGVGGIPTAFTAEAGTGGPVIAFLGEYDALAGLSQSSGSAVPEPDDANQTGNGQGCGHNLLGAGSLLAAVATANYLKENNLPGRVRFYGCPAEEAAAGKTYMVAGGAFEGIDAAISWHPGTATKFRQHSTLAYTQAYFHFKGLAAHAGVSPHLGRSALDAVELLNVGVNFLREHMPDAARIHYAITDSGGHSPNVVQANASVYYIVRAPEGEQMRDLYARVLRIAQGAALMTDTELTVEFDGACSEILHNDALELLQYDVVREVGPVPFDAEDQRRGAVIASSLEPREIQVQKEAVGMDPLSGKSLHDGLPAPSFTSPRRIVTASTDVGDVSWIAPTVQMYSATCAVGTPFHAWQTVAQGKLPAAHKGLIHAAKIMAGTALTLFLSPEALAQAQNEFTERTARTPYLCPIPEGTVAPPLRALANA; this is translated from the coding sequence ATGACCCACATCGGCGACATCATCAGGCAAGTGGAGGAGCTATCACCCGAGTTCATCGCGGCCTCCGATTCCATCTGGGACGAGCCCGAGCTCCGCTGGGAGGAATACAAGTCCGTGGACAAGCTAACGGCCCTTGCCCAGCAGCACGGCCTGGAAATCACGCGGGGTGTGGGAGGCATCCCCACGGCGTTCACCGCTGAGGCGGGCACGGGAGGCCCGGTGATTGCGTTCCTCGGGGAATATGATGCCCTCGCTGGCCTGAGCCAATCCTCGGGTTCGGCGGTTCCGGAACCCGACGACGCAAACCAAACAGGGAACGGTCAGGGCTGCGGGCACAACCTCCTCGGCGCCGGTTCCCTTCTGGCCGCAGTCGCCACTGCGAACTACCTGAAGGAGAACAATCTGCCGGGCCGGGTCCGCTTCTACGGCTGCCCTGCCGAGGAAGCGGCTGCCGGCAAGACCTACATGGTCGCGGGCGGAGCCTTCGAGGGAATCGACGCGGCCATCTCCTGGCACCCCGGCACAGCCACCAAGTTCCGGCAGCACTCGACGCTCGCGTACACCCAGGCGTACTTCCACTTCAAGGGACTCGCGGCCCACGCCGGCGTCTCGCCACACTTGGGACGCAGCGCTCTCGATGCTGTGGAACTGCTGAACGTGGGCGTGAACTTCCTTCGCGAGCATATGCCGGATGCAGCGCGGATCCACTACGCCATCACCGACAGCGGCGGGCATTCCCCCAACGTGGTCCAGGCCAACGCCTCGGTTTACTACATCGTTCGCGCCCCGGAAGGTGAACAGATGCGCGACCTCTACGCACGTGTACTTCGAATCGCCCAAGGAGCAGCCTTGATGACTGACACAGAGCTCACCGTAGAGTTCGACGGAGCCTGCTCGGAGATCCTGCACAATGACGCCCTGGAGCTGCTCCAGTACGACGTAGTCCGAGAAGTGGGCCCGGTGCCCTTCGACGCAGAGGATCAGAGGAGAGGCGCCGTGATTGCCTCCAGCCTTGAACCCCGCGAGATTCAGGTTCAGAAGGAAGCTGTCGGCATGGACCCCCTCTCCGGGAAGTCGCTGCACGATGGGCTCCCTGCACCGTCGTTCACTTCCCCGCGACGGATCGTCACTGCCTCCACGGATGTCGGTGATGTGAGCTGGATCGCCCCCACTGTGCAGATGTACTCCGCGACCTGTGCCGTGGGCACCCCGTTCCATGCGTGGCAAACGGTGGCGCAGGGCAAACTCCCCGCCGCCCACAAGGGCCTCATCCATGCGGCAAAGATTATGGCAGGAACCGCTTTGACGCTGTTCCTCTCACCCGAAGCATTGGCCCAGGCTCAAAACGAGTTCACCGAACGTACGGCCCGTACCCCATACTTGTGCCCCATCCCGGAGGGCACGGTCGCTCCCCCGCTGCGGGCGCTGGCTAACGCCTGA
- a CDS encoding DUF5058 family protein, with translation MNEAPTTSQVAVMPVLWIGAAAVFAVIIAQCVIYLKAARRAAPEAEMTSTDFRTAFRTGGLAAVGPSLAVCLVAMALLAIFGAPSTMARFGLVGSAAFDAVGAKISAETMGAKLGGQTFTPEVLVTVLIVLSLGACGWMLTALIITPIMKRGLGTATSAKKRKSSALAALLPTAALVGVFFTMSIKEVAHSGPSLMVFLVSAGVMGLCTFVARRFNKPAFLEWALGLAIIAAIAAAYFTR, from the coding sequence ATGAATGAAGCTCCTACGACCTCACAGGTCGCCGTGATGCCGGTGCTGTGGATCGGCGCGGCAGCGGTCTTCGCCGTCATCATCGCTCAATGCGTCATCTACCTCAAAGCCGCCCGCCGGGCCGCACCCGAAGCCGAAATGACCTCAACAGACTTCCGGACAGCATTCCGCACCGGAGGCTTGGCTGCTGTAGGTCCCTCGCTGGCGGTCTGCCTCGTGGCAATGGCCCTCCTGGCGATCTTCGGCGCTCCAAGCACCATGGCGCGCTTCGGTCTCGTGGGTTCCGCTGCCTTCGACGCCGTGGGCGCCAAGATCAGCGCAGAAACGATGGGAGCCAAGCTGGGCGGCCAGACCTTTACCCCCGAGGTTCTGGTGACGGTTCTGATTGTCCTTTCGCTCGGTGCCTGCGGCTGGATGCTCACTGCGCTCATCATCACGCCAATCATGAAGCGGGGGCTCGGGACGGCAACATCCGCCAAGAAACGCAAGTCCTCGGCCTTGGCTGCGCTCCTTCCGACTGCTGCCCTGGTGGGTGTCTTCTTCACCATGAGTATCAAGGAAGTTGCACATTCAGGTCCCAGCCTGATGGTGTTCCTTGTTTCCGCCGGGGTCATGGGTCTCTGCACCTTTGTCGCCCGCAGGTTCAACAAACCGGCGTTCCTGGAATGGGCGCTCGGACTGGCCATTATTGCGGCCATCGCTGCCGCGTACTTCACCCGCTGA
- a CDS encoding Lrp/AsnC family transcriptional regulator, with translation MNESMLDDLDHRIISALQIDPRIPWSSLVPVLGVDAVTLGRRWRKMTEEGVVWTTGLPVNLHQRIGAILIVKCNPRHVTGVVSAFSRMPQAMTIDIGMGNLELVVTVVERSEERLAGFLFDVARTTRHVRSVQTHLLTNPWKHGEQWRLGALTPEEVKSIPPAKTARKRAAKSISPELENAVYQALGPDARTPATRVAELGGVSVQRAQDAIDVMRNRGQIQLRTDLDRAFSGWPVHLWYFMDVPPAMLEKVGTAVSTMQEVRFVSSVAGSYNLIFSAWMRRLAQAHTFERLLDQKFQNVAVGRRSIILKTPKHLGHLFDDNGRCTDTFVPMPTSKIADLAP, from the coding sequence ATGAATGAATCTATGCTCGATGATCTAGATCACAGAATAATTAGTGCCCTCCAGATTGACCCCCGTATACCTTGGTCATCACTTGTGCCCGTGCTGGGTGTTGACGCCGTCACGCTCGGCCGCCGCTGGCGGAAGATGACGGAGGAGGGGGTGGTCTGGACGACGGGGCTCCCGGTGAACTTGCATCAGAGAATCGGCGCTATCCTCATCGTCAAGTGCAACCCGAGACATGTCACTGGCGTGGTGAGCGCCTTTTCGCGTATGCCGCAGGCGATGACCATTGATATAGGCATGGGAAATCTGGAGTTGGTGGTTACTGTCGTTGAACGGAGCGAGGAGCGTCTGGCAGGCTTCCTGTTCGATGTGGCACGGACTACTCGGCATGTTCGTTCGGTTCAAACTCATCTGTTGACCAATCCATGGAAGCACGGAGAGCAGTGGCGGCTCGGAGCGCTGACCCCTGAAGAGGTTAAGTCCATCCCCCCGGCGAAAACGGCCAGAAAGCGGGCCGCAAAATCGATCTCGCCCGAGCTGGAGAATGCCGTCTACCAGGCGCTTGGGCCCGACGCCCGGACACCGGCCACCCGGGTGGCTGAATTGGGGGGCGTCTCGGTCCAGCGCGCCCAGGACGCGATTGATGTCATGCGCAACCGCGGCCAGATCCAACTCCGCACGGATCTGGACAGGGCGTTTTCCGGCTGGCCGGTCCACCTCTGGTACTTCATGGACGTCCCGCCGGCAATGCTGGAAAAAGTGGGCACGGCTGTGTCAACCATGCAGGAGGTCCGTTTCGTCTCCTCCGTGGCAGGAAGCTACAACCTCATCTTCTCCGCCTGGATGCGACGGTTGGCTCAGGCACATACCTTCGAGCGCCTCCTGGATCAAAAGTTTCAAAACGTAGCGGTTGGCAGGCGGTCAATCATCCTCAAGACACCCAAACACTTGGGTCACCTATTCGACGACAACGGCCGGTGTACCGACACGTTTGTGCCGATGCCAACCTCAAAGATCGCCGACTTGGCTCCGTAG